ccaagctttaatttcctgactgatgtcttgagatgttgcttcaatatatccacataatttcccctcctcatgatgccatctattttgtgaagtgcaccagtccctcctgcagcaaagcacccccacaacatgatgctgccacccccgtgcttcacggttgggatggtgttcttcggcttgcaagcctccccctttttcctccaaacataatgatggtcattatggccaaacagttctatttttgtttcatcagaccagaggacatttctccaaaaagtacgatctttgtccccatgtgcagttgcaaaccgtagtctggcttttttatggtggttttggagcagtagcttcttccttgctgaacggcctttcaggttatgttgatataggacttgttttactgtagatatagatacttttgtacctgtttcctccagcttcttcacaaggtccttggatgttgttctgggattgatttgcacttttcgcaccaaagtacgttcatctctaggagacagaatgcatctcttcctgagcggtatgacgtctgtgtggtcccatggtgtttatacttgcgtactattgtttgtacagatgaacatggtaccttcaggcctttggaaattgctcccaaggatgaaccagacttgtggagatccaccatttttttctgaggtcttggctgatttcttttgattttcccatgatgtcaagcaaagaggcaatgagtttgaaggtaggccttgacatacatccacaggtacacctccaattgactcaaattttgtcatttagcctatcagaagcttctaaagccatgacataattttctggaattgtccaagctgtttaaaggcacagtcaacttagtgtatgtaaacttctgacccactgaaattgtgatacagtgaattaaaagtgaaatgatctgtctgtaagcaattgttggaaaaattacttgtgtcatgcacaaagtagatgtcctaaccgactggccaaaactatagtttgttaacaagaaatttgtggagtggttgaaaaatgagttttaatgactccaacctaagtgtatgtaaacttccgacttcaactgtaaatactatgcatgccagtgtctcttggctaagagttgaggagagactgactgaatcacttcttctttttataataTATATTCATGTGtggaaaattccaaattgtttgcatagtcaacttacacaccgctctgacacacacacttaccccaccagacatggcACCAggtgtcttttcacagtccccaaatccagaacaaattcaagaaagcgtacagtattatatagagccattattgcatggactcatattgctcaaatgaaaaaacagataaagcaacacctcacggcacaacgcctctcccctaattgacctagatagtttgtgtgtacagtatgtattgaTATGCAGGCGATGTGTGCCATTTttaaattgatgtagttctgtccttgagcttttcttgtctattaatgttgtgaattatgtcattctgtactacgtttcatgttttgtgtggaccccaggaagagtagctgctgcttccgcaacagctaatggggatcctattAAATGACCAAATACCAAAGATGTTGAGGAAGTGAGGTACGCTCATTATAACCAAATGTCTCCTCTCTGTCGTATCACTCCCATCTCTGCCCCCACTAAGCTGACGATGGCAGCCAGTGACGACAGTAATTTGTCCATTACAGTATGTCTTCAGGTGAGCAAAGAGATGAGGCATTTTAGCCATAATACCCTATGTACTGCTGCTCCATACAGAGGAGGAGGTAGCAGTCAGTCACTCACAGCCCAGAGACAGACCAAATGAACAGtgactcgcacacacacacacacacacacgcacacgcacacgcacacgcacacgcacacacacacacacacacacacacacacacacacacacacacacacacacacacacacacacacacacacacacacacacatccagcacCCGGGCAGCACACACTAAAATGACCAAATTACCTTAAAAATCAGCCTACAGTATACACTTTCAAAGAGACTCTGAAGTGTCCACCTCCGCTCTCCATCCCCTCTTTTCACATCAGTCAGTCACCTTGTTACCAGATTCAGGTACCGTAGCTACATTATTTGTCTCTGTTCTCCCTGAGGCAGAATCAACACCAGCAGGGTTACAAGGCCCCATTGTGTCCATCTGAAGAGAGGAGTTTATACATTAGAACTAAACACATGGAGGGATTCGGGGGGAATgagagaaaatggagagaggAAACGATCCCTTTTTAGAGAGGAGATGGAGTCATTGATCGTAATCTGGATATTGCGAAAATAATGAATTGGTATCAGTGTCTCGGGAGGGCTCTAAAACAcactgttatgagagagagagagagagagagagagagagagagagagagagagagagagagagagagagagagagagagagagagagagagagagagagagagggagagggagagggagagggagagggagagggagaaagcgaaagcaagagggagagagagagcgaaagcaagagggagagagagagagagaagaaaagaagaaagaaaagagagatcgagagagtgGCGGATAGATTCTTTCAAGTGGATCCATGAGAATTCTGGTGCGGGGCTGTGATGGGATGGGCCTGGTCGGGGTAAAATGGATGTGATTGTTAGTGAGAGTAGACCCTGGTCATCCAGCCAGCAGCAGAACAGAGGAGGCCAGTGTGAGGGCTCTCTCAGCGGGAAGGAtagacagtgggagagagaggctcAAGCTGCATGTGACTAAGCAGTAGGTTTCGGCTGTGTAGGTGGACAATTACCATTGATCCCAGCCAAGTTAGTTGTGATAGATGAGGGTGGAACGTGCTTGACTCTAGTTTCTTCAATACACAGCAATTTGAATACTGATAAACAGAATCAAAGGGTAATCTCATAGTTGTCTTTAGTTGTCTTAAAAGGCCAGAAGTCACTTGATGGAGTTGGGTTGACTCAATTCATTTCAAGGCAAAAGACGTTTGATATACAGCTGTATTGTGTAACTCCTGACGAGGGAGGTTTGGGCTGATCTGAGAACAGGGGTCGGAGGTGATCTACGACTGGACGGTCCCACTCCTGCTGGCATGCcgcacacacaagcatgcacatgcacacacttgCACGAGCGCACGCACACAGATGTCCAGGCCAGAGGCTCAGACAATGGGGCTTGCAATGCAGACCCAACTGCAAACCCATCATGTATATCCAGTACATTTACACACTCACTGAGTCAGTACAGTATGTGGAGATAAGCAGAGGCATACGTAGACACGCGCACAACTACAAACAGACACCCGTGCATAGAAATTCACACACGATCTGCATTGATAGATAGCCTACATGCGCACTACATTGCCCACTGTGTCTGGTATGCTTTGTAGACTACTGTATATTGACATGCACTGTCCACACTCCAGCAGACAAATCAATTAATGCATTATGTCAGATTTGAGCTACACCTCAATTGCTGGAAAATGATTATTTCTTAACACAAATGATGATGACAAATGTGGGGTTTCAATAGTGGCTTCTTCccccgacagagatggtcgccttttcatgtattatcttttacattgttagcccagtaagtctcaagtgttattacctacagccaggaagaactattggatgtaaaagcgatgtcaacttaccaacattacgaccaggaatacgtcttTCCCAAAGCGAATtctttgttcggacctccaccctggacatgggatctaatcccagaggccgatccaaaacaacgcggtcgccgcaggagaggcggacggagcggcctactggtctCAGAAGGCGAgtacaccatccaccgcttcagagcatattactcgccaatgtccaatctctagataacaaggtgaacgaaattagggcacgagttgccttccagagaggcatcagagattgtaacattctctgtttcacggaaacatggctcatatgtcgtcagagtcggtacagccacacggtttcttcatgcatcgggccgacagaaacaaacatctctctggtaagaagaacgGTGGGCGTGTATGCCTTATGactaacaactcatggtgtaatcacaacaacatacaggaactcaagtccttttgttcacctgacccaGAATTCCTTACAATAAAATGCCGACagcattatcttccaagagaattctctttgattatagtcacagcagtgtatatcccccccaagcagatacctcgtcggccctgaaagaacttcactggactctatgtaaactggataccatacatcctgaggctgcatttattgtagctgtggattttaacaaagctaacctcAGAACAagacttcctaaattctatcagcatatcgaatgcgcaacacgagctggtagcattctggatcattgctactggAACTTCCGTGATGCATGCAAAGCGCTCCCCCGCCctgccttcggcaaatctgactatgactccattttgttgctcccaacCTATAGacaaaaactaaaacaggaaacgcccgtgctcaggtctatgcaatgctggtctgaccaatcggattccacgcttcaagattgctttgatcacatggactgggatatgttgtggatagcctcagacaataacattgatgtatacactgactcggtgagcgagtttattagcaagtgcatcggagatgtcgtacccactgtgactattaaaacctttcctaaccagaaaccgtggattgatggcagcattcgcgcaaatttgaaagcgcgaaccaccgcttttaatcatggcaagacgactggaaacatgaccgaatacaaacagtgcagctgTTCCCTCCTCAAGGCAATCAAACCAGCAAAGCATCAGtttagagacaaagtagagtcgcaattcaacggctcaaacacgagacgtatgtggtagggtctacagtcaatcacggattacagaAAGAAAACCAGCTCCGTCGTGAACATCggcgtcttgctcccagacaaattaaacaacttctttgctcgctttgaggacaatacagtgccactgacatggcccactaccaaagcctgtgggctctccttcaccgtggccaacgtgagtaaaacatttaaacgtgttaactctctcaggctgcaggcccagacggcatccctagccgcgtcctcagaacatgcgcagagcagctggctggtgtgtttacggacatattcaatcaatccctattccagtctgttgtccccacatgcttcaagatggccaccattgttcctgttcccaagaaagctaaggtaactgaactaaatgactatcgccctgttgcactcacttctgtcatcatgaagtgctttgagagactagtcaaggatcatatcacctccaccctacctgataccctagacccactccaatttgcttaccgccccaataggtccacagatgatgcaatcgccatcacactgcacactgccctatcccatctggacaagaggaatacctatgtaagaatgctgtttattgactacagctcagcatttaacaccatggTACCCTCCAAAATCATctctaagctcgagaccctgggtctcaaccccgccctgtgcaattgggtcctggactttctgacgggccgcccccaggtggtgaaggtaggaaacaacatctccaccccgctgatcctcaacactagggccccacaagggtgcgttctcagccctctcctgtactccatgttcacccatgactgcgtggacttgcacgcctccaactcaatcatcaagtttgcagacgacattacagtggtaggcctgattaccaacaacgacgagacggcctacagggaggaggtgagggccctcggagtgtgatgtaaggaaaataacctctcactcaacgtcaacaaaacaaagtagatgatcgtggacttcaggaaacagcagagggagcacccccccatccacatcgaatgGACAgtggtggagaaggtggaacgtttttagttcctctgcgtacacatcacggacaaactgaaatggtccacccacacagacagcgtggtgaacctcaggaggctgaaggaaTTTGGCTTGTCAGCTAaatcactcacaaacttttacagatgcacaatcgagaacaTCCTGCCAGGCtatatcactgcctggtatggcaactgcaccaccctcaaccgcaaggctctccggagggtagtgtggtctgcacaacgcattactcggggcaaactacctgccctccaggacacctacagtacccaatgtcacagaaaggccaaaaagatcatcaaagacaacaaccacccgagccactgcctgttcacccttctatcatccagaaggcgaggtcagtacaggttcatcaaagctgggacagagagactgaaaaacagcttcattatcaaggccatcagactgttaaacagccatcactaacatagaggctgctgccaacatacagactcaaatctctggccacttaaataaatggacttcacaaaggtatcactagtcactttaaataacgtcactttaataatgcctacatatcctacattactacATCCTacatcatctcatatgtatatactgtattctataccttTACCTATCTTGCCTATGCTgtacggccatcgctcatccatatatttatatgtacatattcttattaatccctttacatttgtgtgtataagctAGTtgtgtgaatttgttagattacttgttagatattactgcattgtcggaactagaagcacaagcatttcactacactcgcattaacatctgctaaacatgtgtatgtgaccaataaaattcgatttgatttgatttgacatgaacTGGGAAGTGAAAAAATATTCTCAGTCGACATCCACTTACAGTAATTTAACCTTATTGAGGAGAGGAGATTTAGACTATTTAGATGCACCACTGCCCCATAAGAATGGGGTACATTGaggttgacatttaaaatggttaaaggttaaggttacggttaggtacgggttatggttagggtaagggtaaaggtaggggttaaggttcccgagtggcgcagcggtctaaggcactgcatctcagtgctagaggcgtcactacaaactctggtttgattccaggctgtatcacaaccggccgtgattgggagttccatagagcggcgcacatttggcccagcgtcgtccagggatagggtttggccagggtaggccgtcattgtaaataataatttgttcttaactgacttgcctagttaaataaaggtgaaataaaaacacaaaataaaaaGGTTAGGGTTCAGAGTGTGGACCttccaaggatcccggatagcaatGAACATAAGAATGGCTAGCATTGTCTACCGCCACCTGTTGGGAGGAAACTAGAAATACAATCATTCATTGAGAACTATCTTTAATTATCTTTATCGGACTGGAGAGATTAGATGTTTATAaaacaaaatgttttaaaatCAAGCTAACTGCAATCTACTCGTATATGGTTTTTATACGGCAATCGTTAAAGTTTTAGCGCACCTTTCTACGTCATCATGCTGGGAAAGCGGAAACGGAAACAACTATTTGGCACTGTGTTTGCAAATGTTCTGCTGTGAGCAACAACGTCAATTAATTAACTTATTTACTCCCTAAAATGGCTCTTGAATCAAGAATCACACAAGAAGAGATTCGAAAAATCCCTGAAAAGCCTATCGACCGAGAAAAGGTAGCTATAAGCACTTTATCTTCGCTTGGTTTGTGAGAAAGCAATTCGCTAACGTAGCTAGCATTAACCAGCCTGCTGTGCTAGCAAACGCAGCTGCACTGCTTGAACTGTGCAAGTGACTCCCACTTCAAACTAAACTAATTGGTTGTAGTTCTGTAAGCGGCTATACTGGCATTTAATATTTTTTTCCTGCTACCACATTTTCTAGGAGACTAGCCACGTGCCTGTCTAACCAGTTAGCTAACTGTTTGTGTGTCTATAGACTTGTCCTCTTCTGCTGCGGGTATTTACGACCAACGGTGGCAGGCATCACAGAGGGGACGAATTCGCACGAGGACAAGTCCCTTCAAGTGAGCTGCAAATCTACACATGGTAAGAATATATAAATGGTTGGCTGCACCTAGGGTCATGtgagtaaccgaaaggttgctagatcgaatccccgagctgacgaggtaaaaatctgtcgttcttcccctgcacaaggcagttaacccactgttgtaacaaggcagttaacctgtcattgtaaataagaatgtgttcttaactgacttacctagttaaataaaaaatgtgataGCCAGTGCTCGATTTGGACTGATAGGTGcaggtgttgtgccgaaaatctccccTCCGCCAgaattcaccccccccccccccctctaatttcattaattttgtggctagagtcaaatactttctgtggcacacatcagaatcaaatactttctatagaacaaacttcacgtcaggataggTAACCGAAATtaatgtgtgttatattaaacaagcaataaacatttcagaacaactatggctgaattattatccttacactttcaaaaatactagtcgaataagacatgggagaaatgatgaattttggcaaagagatttatttatagactaatacaaaaTCAGTAGTGGAGTTAGGTACAGGCGAAATGGGCAGCCACCCAGGGTGGCATCTTGCTGGGGGCGGAACGGGGCCCGGGGGCGGGCgctgacaggggggggggggttcgcccagggcgccatacaagctagaaccgccacagacacttgaaacaaatagccaaacagAAAACTGCAGACATGCTTTCTGCtactaagatcagtgaaatgtaggctaagCTGACAATGgagtgaagagcagaaatctcaactagcaagcaagtcaCAGCAATGAAGAACGCGAAGGGGGGGTgaattctggcaggggggagattttcggcacaacaccggtactcattttgggtgtcggtactgtttatatttagaaGTGCACGAACTCAAGGAGTAAAAAATGTGTTACTGGCACTCTGTTCTGCCCAAGTCGAGCACTGGTGATAGTGTTGTGTGTATTATACAGGGTGCCATGGCTACATAGTTTTGATTATTGTGGTGATATATGATGTTGTGTCCTTCTCCTGAAGGATGGATGCCTCGCTAAAGGAGCTGACCAGCCTAGTGAAGGAGGTGTACCCTGAAGCTCGGAAGAAAGGAACACACTTTGGTTTCGCCATCGTTTATCCTGAGCCCAAAAGAAATGGCTACAGGTTAGTATACTACTCTACGGCCCTAGCTTAAAGGTAGAGTCATTGATATGACGTAGAGGCACAAAGTAAACAGCATTGTGGGTCAATTTCagcaacaactaagagcgttgaagcgCAAGTCTCAACtcctgctgttttggtcccgtgGCTATCACGCTAGAACAGTGTGAAGCGAACCCATTCACATctgcagatactgtgtgtgactgtgtgagagcgaagtcttgcatcttgctcatctcaatatctgcggtgctgctcgtggcaatgTCATTTCGTTGGGTCTACCTTCAGAGCAACTGGGCTGTTGTAGATTGAAGTCACTCTATGCTCTATAATCTTGGACACAGGGTGTGCAcggttttgttccagcccagtactaacacaccagggtttctgttaggaaaTTGTGGCGCCGGATAACGTGACCTGGAAGATTTGaaaatgtgtccatatggcagaggctggtgatCTCGTGTTAGTAGACTTTTAAATTCAATAACATTTTAATTTCgatttttatgattaaccacttcacaatgattttgagaaacaaAAACGTTATTGAAGTGAAACTGGTCCATGAAAATTACTATCTGAAAATATAACTAGCATGCAGAAGgttagaaatggtaggataaattgttAGCTTCCCCAAATAATTGCCTCCATGTTTCCATGGTCAGATTTAgcctataggctactttgaagcaaggtaagacatgtctcataattttaaataaaatattcaggtttcaaacaattaagtatttaaaaaacaaaatgcatactgcctccagctcacattgtaaagtggtggATGACGCGCTGATTGCTTGTTGACCTGCACATTCATAGTGAGTGGGAGGCccgcttcaattaccagttgagaaataaaaatagtagctctCTTTAATCGTGTACCAAACCGGTTAACATGCGATTGCATTTAGAAATTGTACATTGAATGGGCTGATTAAAATCACATGTTTTACTCCAGCAGTAACCAGttgaggagctgcaggagaaatCCCACTTAAAATAGGCTGTGTATGCATGTTTGATAGTTGTATTGGATAAATAAGATACACGATGAATAACAAAAATATACCAAATTATTCAAATGAACCTATAGACTGATAAGCATgacagtcaaatgtatttccatccactggtatttccatcaatgattCAAAAGCAATATTTTGCAACTGAATTTTTTATATTTTGGCTggtaacatttttatttattggtttttcattttttttatggcTAAAAGCTGGCATTAGCTGGCTAATGGAAACCCTGTAACACACGACTTAATTAATGTGAGACTAAGTGATATGATGTTGCCACAAGGAGCAGGATGAACCGCAGGTTTTTCAGGTGAGTGCAATGCAAGACGTTGCACTGGCAAAAATGATCTGCGCAGGTGCACTTCACGCATCTGCAACGTGATGGTTGCAGGACCAAAACCACggacatatacagtgcattcggaaagtattcagaccccttgacttttcccacattttgttacattacagccttattctaaattgaattacatttttttccccctcaatctacacaccccataatgataaaacaggtttttatttataaatatatacatatatatattagaggccgatttcaagttttcataacaatcgtcatttttggacactgattatggccgattacattgcactccacaaggagactgcgtggcaggctgactacttGTTATgagagtgcagcaaggagccaaggtaaggtgctagctagcattaaacatatcttatataaaaaacaatcaaacaTAATCAccagttaactacacatggttgatattactagtttatctagcatgtcctgcgttgcatataatcgatgcggtgcctgttaatttatcatcaaatcacagcctacttcgctaaacaagtgatgatttaacaagcgcattcgtgaaaaaagcactgtcgttgcatcaatgtgtacctaaccataaacatcaacgcctttcttaaaatcaatacacaagtatatatttttaaacctgcatatttagttaatattgcctgctaacatgaatttcttaactcgggaaattgtgtcacttctcttgcgttttgTGCAACAGGGtcggggtatatgcagcagtttaggccgcctggctcgttgcaaactgtgtggagaccatttcttcctaacaaagacagccaacttcgccaaacaggGGATGATATAACAAAAGCcttttgcgaaaaaagcacaatcgttgcacgaatgtacctaaccataaacatcaatgcctttcttaaaatcaatacacagaagtatatatttttaaacctgcatatttagttaaaataaattaatgttagcaggcaatcttaactagggaaattgtgtcacttctcttgccttCATTgtacgcagagtcagggtatagtttgggccgcctggctcgttgcgaactaatttgccagaatttgacataattatgacataacattgaaggttttgcaaagtaacagcaatatttagacttatgtatgccacccattagataaaaaaACAGAatggttctgtatttcactgaaagaataaacgttttgttttcgaaataatagtttccggattttactATATTAATGaccctaaggctcgtatttctgtgtgttattatattataattgagtctatgatttgatagagcagtctgactgagcagtggtaggcagcagcaggctcataagcattcattcaaacagcactttcctgcatttgccaccagctgtgcaggtctacaattttatccctgatgtccttacacagctctctggtcttggccattgtggagaggttgtagtctgtttgattgagtgtgtggagaggtgtcttttatacaggtaacgaattcaaacaggtgcagttaatacaggtaatgagtggagaaaaggagggcttcttaaagaaaaactaaaaggtctgtgagagccggaattgttactggttggtaggtgatcaaatacttatgtcatgcaataaaatgcaaattaattacttaaatcaCATTAtgattttttctggatttttgttttagattccgtctctcacagttgaagtgtacctatgataaaaattacagacctctacatgctttgtaagtaggaaaacctgcaaaatcggcagtgtatcaaatacttgttctccccactgtatataaaaatCGGTCTCTGCTTTTTTTTGgacctccaataatcggtatcggcggtggaaaatcataatcggtcggcCTCTAataaaatcataatcggttggcctcatatatatatatatatatatatat
The window above is part of the Salvelinus namaycush isolate Seneca chromosome 7, SaNama_1.0, whole genome shotgun sequence genome. Proteins encoded here:
- the LOC120051440 gene encoding histone deacetylase complex subunit SAP18-like; amino-acid sequence: MALESRITQEEIRKIPEKPIDREKTCPLLLRVFTTNGGRHHRGDEFARGQVPSSELQIYTWMDASLKELTSLVKEVYPEARKKGTHFGFAIVYPEPKRNGYRVKDIGNTVSGRKGENDSMTLQSQRFQIGDYLDIAITPPNRAPPLNPRMGMGRPF